One Faecalicatena sp. Marseille-Q4148 DNA window includes the following coding sequences:
- a CDS encoding AraC family transcriptional regulator: MKINKFYNTADFQCLDNIDHQTNDLYLTRCGIQHCPPNYSWGPKKRPQYHLHIVLDGKGYFEIDHNIYHLERGQIFLIPPNVVSRYYSDNKNPWTYAFISFQGNKSSLFAKQAGFTASPYIRDCIAKPEEYLALIEKMLETTQLTITNELYRASYLFSFFALLTSTSRYSQEIKSHHDYLPSTYFEHALKYIELNYQQNIHIQDIADYIGITRSYLFHLFNKELKMSPKKYLQNYRIEKAKYYLASTDIFVKDISRTVGYEDPLAFSKIFRSATGYSPSEYRKYKSEASKN; the protein is encoded by the coding sequence ATGAAAATAAATAAATTCTACAACACTGCTGATTTCCAGTGCCTTGACAATATCGACCATCAGACAAATGATCTTTATCTGACACGATGTGGAATCCAGCACTGCCCTCCCAACTACTCATGGGGGCCGAAAAAACGTCCTCAGTACCATCTGCATATTGTACTTGATGGAAAAGGCTATTTTGAAATTGACCACAATATTTATCATTTGGAACGCGGACAGATCTTTCTGATTCCTCCGAATGTTGTATCCCGTTATTACTCTGACAATAAGAATCCGTGGACTTATGCATTTATCAGTTTTCAGGGAAATAAATCCTCTCTCTTTGCAAAACAGGCTGGATTTACTGCTTCGCCTTACATTCGTGACTGTATTGCCAAACCGGAAGAGTATCTTGCACTAATTGAAAAAATGTTGGAAACAACTCAGCTGACTATTACAAATGAACTCTACCGCGCCAGTTATCTTTTTTCTTTTTTTGCACTCTTAACTTCCACAAGTCGATATTCTCAGGAGATCAAATCACATCATGATTATCTTCCGAGTACTTACTTTGAGCATGCCCTCAAATACATTGAACTGAATTATCAGCAAAACATACATATCCAGGATATTGCAGACTATATCGGAATTACCCGTTCTTATTTATTTCATCTGTTTAATAAAGAATTAAAAATGTCACCCAAAAAGTATCTTCAAAATTATCGTATTGAAAAAGCAAAGTATTATCTTGCTTCTACCGATATTTTCGTTAAAGATATTTCTCGCACGGTTGGCTATGAAGATCCTCTGGCATTTTCCAAAATTTTCCGGAGTGCTACCGGATATTCCCCTTCTGAGTACCGCAAATATAAGTCGGAGGCTTCGAAAAATTGA